The genomic segment tcaatttcagatgagcaaaaatgaaatgaaatggccTTGTCAGGTGTTCTTACCTGATAGCTCCTCTCTCAGAATGTGACTCTTGTTCTAGCGGGACATGGTGGTGGTTCAGATTAAAAATGATCCTCTAGCACACTGAAATGGTTTCTGCAGCAGAGGAAGTTTATCAATAGCAGTTACAGGAAGTGCAATAAGCCACAAAATGACTAAGAAATGTACTCCTTCAACAGAGCAGATTTTGAAACGGTCTATATAACttaagtgcttttaactgatgTTTGTAAATAAATATCCGTTACTCTCCAGTCAGGTGATTACATAATCTAAATTCTTAGGATGGAGTCCTGCCGAGAAATCGTGTATTCTAAGGAGAGCTTTATAGCTAGATGCTCCCCAaagggagattttttttattagaagaaGTGAGTGGTGTTTACTTGTATGTATGAGGTTTTATGCGTAACCCACAATACTAAAATACCAAAGTCAAATTGTTGGAGATTACCTAATTATACTTTGGTTTGTGCTCTGCCTGCACCTTACTTGGGTGTTGCCAACAAGGAGATAGTATTAAGATGCACTGGTTACCATGTGAGGCATCATCTTATCCATTGCTCGCAAGGAAACACCACTCACTAGACAACAGCTCTGTCTTTAGCcccagttttcttttaaaaagaagatctattttcatttttatgtatatgtatgccacatgtgtgggtgcccccagaggccagaaaaaggtgctggagaagaggatgctggatcccTTGAAACGGAGCTGCCCTTGGTTGTGAGCGGCCTCGCCTCAGATGGGAacactgaactcgggtcctccagAAGAATAGCAAGCACCCTTTAACActtaagctgtctctccagtctccCAAAACTTCTTTAAATAAGAAAAGACTAAGCAGGGTGACTTCTGCTGGAGGAGTTGGAACCTGCGGAGACCAGGATGGTGTTGCTTAAGAGTGAGCAGTGCCGGTCATTGGGCAGCGTGCTCATTACCCTGAAGTATGATGGTCACACCAAACCTACTCCACGGAAGAGTTCTGTGGAGGGCCTCGGGCCTGTAGAAAACAAGTATCTGTTGAGAGCCACCGATGGGAAAAGGAAGATCAGCACCGTGGTGAGTTCCAAAGAAGTGAGTGAGCTTCAGATGGCCTGTTCCAACTTCCTGAGAGCTAACATGGATGGGCTGAAGAAGAGGGACAAGAAGAACAAGAGTaagaagaccaagccacacagTGACAGCTGTGGCCATTAGCAACAGCTGGAGGGTGGTTTCCTGTGTTTGTTGCTTTTGGTGCCCTCTGATGTGACTGTTTTCGTGGAAGGGTCGGTCAAGAGAGAAGGGTTGGCTGATCTTAGGGTAGTTGTGGTAAGAAGCCCGTTTGTCTTAGATCTTCCCTGTATGACTGCATATTCTTAGATTCCAGCCTTAAAGTGTCTAGTCACTGTGTGTCATTAACTCCATTCACACTAGCTGTTTCTTTGCCTACCCTGTTTCTGACAGTAACTACTGCCTCTAGAATGATACAGTTACTCAGtggggtctttttttttggggggggaagcCTTGTCTTTGAGACTACTGTAATAGAAGATCTGACAGTTTTATTAAAAGTCATATTATTCTGTGGGTGGGCTTTTTACTTGGTtgtataatttaaagaaaaataattacatttaaaaaaaaaaaagactaagcaaAGTAATTGAAGTGTGAGTCTCTCTGGATGAAAGTTTCCCTAAGCAAGTTTCTCCTATCTTCTTCCTCATCTGAAAAGTAGAGACTCTAACCCCTAACTTATTGTGGGATTTAGATACATGTAAATGCCTCTCAGTGCGTGGTATAGTAGATCAGTAAATATCAACACACGGGACTCCCTGGTCACTGCTAAGGAACATGGATTATTATGATTTAGTTCTTAACTTGAAGAGACTTACAACTTGGTACAGAAAGAATAacagaatgtaataaaaatgttacaaagcaaatgtttttatttggggagaaagtttgtttatttctgagacagggtgtcatcATGTGACCTAGACTGGTCTTGAATTTTCAGTCTCCTTGTAtcagcccccaagtgctggggttacaggtttgtgccaccaccacaccctgttgTTACAAAGTTTTTACTgtagtgtttgtttgcttgtttgtagacaggatttctttatgtacccctggctgtcctggaactcgatctgtagactagactggccttgaactcacaagggtctgcctgcctctgcctccccagtgctggcattaaaggtgtgcgccaccaccacctgacttaatTTGATATTTTTAGTTTACTTTTAAATCTTTAGGCTAAGATGATAATCATTATATCtaggaatagaaaataaaaatggttttGTTCAAAATTAACTTAGGAAATTTTGAAGCTGTAGACATCTTTAACCACTCTTTTTCATAAACTCCCAGTAATAGGAGGCATCATTCTCAGGATATATGCTTAAAAACCAAGTATTGAGTAATAGATTTTAAATATTCCTGTAGTACATAAaagtcttctgttttgtttgaaaatatttgaCCAATATGTTTAATATGAAAGTAATTTCTTAGTCACTTTCTTGCCTTTAGAaaaaggttgttttgttttaatttcctcTGACAAGTATTTGTTTATAACAGTTATCTCAAGGAAGATAACTGAGTTATCATTCTACCATTCAACCTCAGATATTTAATTTGCATGAAATGGGAGCTTTGCCCATAGTCGTGTCCCATCTGGGCTGTTTTACTCTTGAAAAGACAACCAGAATCTGGCTTGAGGAtggatgcctgtaatctcagcacttgggaggtagagcagGAGGCTCAAATGTCTTGGAGATCATTAAACATAGTGacgttgaggccagcctgagttacagaaCACcctttcacaaaaacaaaaaaccctcactCCACCCACTTACCCCCAAAAGCAAAAGAACtagaacaaagaaacaagaagaaataataagaGAAATAAAGATAGTGGTGTACCCTGATCTTGGTGTTTCTCATACTtgactttttcattttgttgacaTTTTGCTTTATCTGGTGTAATATTATGATTTACTGTTTAGGGGATgagcttctctttttttttaagctagtaGTAAATTGCTAAGAAAGTtgatctcagcagttaagagcactggctgctcttccagaggaccaagtgAATTCCACCACCTACATGGCACCTTactccataactccagtcccagagaggatctgatgccctcttcttgcctctgtgggcactcggcacacatgtagtgcatagACACACATCTAGAAAACCCATACACTcatacaaaacacccatacacattaagaAAGCAAATAAACTTGATGTCATGTGCCCCTCAACATATGGTTTATTTAAAGATGTAACCTAGATATTTAAAACTTGACAAAAGTGAATGTGGTCGTCAAGGAGAATACCATCTAATTAGTTAGGAAAAAATACCCAGTACTTGACTGGGAACTTAGCCCATTGTAACTGTGATCAGAAGTAGGAGATAGGAATTAGGTATtggtattacatttttaaaatttgattctgGCTGGGCAGTTGTggccagcactcagggggcagaggcaagcgtatctcagtgagtttaaggccagcctggtctacaaattgagttccaggacagccaggacttttacacagagaaaccctgtctcgaaatgcccccccccccaatttgaTTCTGATATGTAGCCAGGATGAATGATTAATCAagagggactggagggatggctcagcagttaagggcacttgctgctcttacagaggacccaggttctattcccaaaACCCatctggcaactcacaactgtttgtaactccagttccaggggatccgacaccctttTCTGCCCTCTACgagtactgcatgcatgtggtgcacaaacacacatgcaggcaagacactcagataaaataaaaatagtctctaaatctttttaaaaaggagcatACTGCTTttgcataggacctgggttcagttcccagcactcacatcaggtgcttcataattacctgtaactccagctccaaaggggGATTACCTGGATTCTGTGAACAGCTgtgctcacacatgtacacacacacacacacacacacacacacacacacaattaaaaatctaTATGTAGCCTTCTGCTGTAGGTGTGAATCTCATCtattttagttgttttgtttttcttatttttataatatattctagGACAGCATAAATGCAAGATACATGGTCAGCTTTCATTTATTGTACaaaatttaagttttaatttattatttatagtaGCAAAGCACTTTGTCTTGTGCCATATGTAAAGGTAAAGAGAAATAGCCTAACGTTAGCTGTGCTGAGATACAAACTGGTATGTATGGGTTCTACCTTATCCAGTGAGAACGTACTATTGCATTACAcagttcaattctacatatcaggaACTTGACTTCTAGGcattatggcatctgcttggctCTAAGGACTTAATAGAACTCGTCCAATTCAAGTACATTCAGACAGAGGTCACCTATTGCTGAACAGGAGTATTTAGTTACCTCTTGTTATTTCTGTTAGTTTCTTCAGCTGctgttgttttatttactttttaaaatatacgaAGTGTGAAACAGAAATGCAGTTTTAAGTAACTTCAGCACGTCAGATTTTTTGATCAGACTTGTGAACAAACATTGGTGTGAAACACCAGCAGCCAGCTTTATTTTCAGCCCAGCCTTCCCCATTGCTGCTTTGCATTTCCCTTTCCAAACGCGTGGCCTAGTTGAGTTTTTCAGTTCCGTCTTCATGCTTCCTTTCCCTGGTAGCTGTGAGCACACCAGTAGATTGCATCAGGAGCTTGGAGCCTGTGAGCTCTTGCGCTCTTTTCCAAGTGTCCGATTCAGCAGTCCAGAGCCCGCTGCTTGCCAGAAAGTCACCATTGCTCCGAGGCTGGCGCTTGCCTGCTTGTTTTGACCTTCTGAGAGATGAGACTTTGTTTGCCAGAACCACAGTTGATAGAAATAGAAGAGTACAGATAAGGAAAAGCACAGCGATTACAATTAAGCAAATCAGCATGGTCATGTTGCTATTGTTTTCCTCACAGACATCCTTTTGAAAAGTTTCCCCCTGCCTCTTGCTTGTGCTGTCAACGATCGCTGTGGTTGGAGAGCTGTTTCTGAAGACATGGGGTCCGGGGGGCTTCGGTGTAGATGTAGGGGCTGCAGACACAGTGGGAGATGGTACCAGCGTGTCtgtagaactcactctgtgatcCGCTGCTGCCGGGGTTGCAGGGGCTGTGCTCTTCTCCCTTTGATGTCTGCTAGTGCTGTTTTGATTAACAGAGCCCCAAGCAGTGCTGTTGTTAGCCCACAGATGTGTGTAGTTTGCTTTTGTTCCTGGAGACAAGGAACACACTGTTGTCAAGAGGAAAACAAGATAAAGGTACTGTCCTGTGTGCTCCATGCCCACGGGTACACTGGTATCTGTTGAGATAGCAATAGCAATCATTAGTTTGTGGGAGAATAGTGACTCGTGAGTGGAGTGATTGGAGTTATGGGTAGCACAGGGGAATCAGAAATCCATGCCTACCatttgctattggaaaaactgaagtttttcctttcattttttttaactgattccCATTCCTGTTCTTAGATTatacataaacattttaattttgttgtacaTTTTGATGCTGTAAGTTAGCATTACAAatatctcttaaccatttttaacTGTATACCATAGCTTTACATATCTTCCTATTAAGGATGTGTCATAGACACATCCTTGGAGgcagctgcttctgcttctgtgttTATGATTCCTCATTTAAGGTTCTTTCTTACTGAAATGTCCACCCTCTGAGTTGCATGTCCTCATCTTGAAGTAAAGGAGAACTTGGCCTCAAAAGTTTTGTTTCAAGTATAAAAAGAAGTTGTGAGTAGCTTTTTtgtgggagagggaggggtgtTTTGTAGAGACTGAAAGCAAGTGTACATCAAGTAGGAATTGGAAGTGCTGTTGGGCCTTTGCACTTGGGACATTAGAGCAGCCTTAGAATCTAGTCCTGGCGTTTGTGAATGCGGCTTTGTATGCTTATCCCACCTCAAGTGCCTTAGCTGACAGCGACTCTCCAAATAGCAGAGGCAGAATTGTCTTTTCAACCTAGAAATCAAGAAGAACAGAAGATTTCTTCTGGACTCAGAGTTCTACAAAAGGCAGCTGCCTTTGTTGTCATTGTATAACTGGCATTCTCCCCACACCCTCATTTTGACACAAATCTGCAAAAGAAATtagaagaaacattttaaaaattggtcaGCTGACTGTTGGGGTCTTGGAACATAGTGGCCGGCTGTGAGCGGCTCGTCTTCACATTAGAAGACTGAGATTCAACAACCAGGGTACAGccgtgtggtggtgcatgcccagcACTcatacaccccccccaaaaaaaaaaattgaaattctgTTTTGGGCTCAGCTTCCTAGAAGCCAGTACATAAAAGGACAAAGTCTGTTCTTAGTTCCTGTTATCGGCCATCTGCTTAGAGATATCACTGGGACTGTCATTTCTGTCTCAGGTACAGCAAGAGACATTTAGCACCTTTAGTGAAGTGAGTTTCTTTGCTTTAAAagattagcctgcctctgcctcctgagtcctaggatCCAAggcattcatgtgtgcatgtgtggccaGGCCCAGCTAAGGTGTTTATAATACTATGGCAGTTCTCCAGAGCAACTCTTGAGACAGTGTTTTATTCAGAGAATAAATGTGAGGAGACTTAGAGCAAATACTAGATTGTTCTAAGACTTAATGAGTGGAATTGTCTTGTTAAGAACCCTGTGtgttttaaagatgttttcaAACTTGAATGTGTGAAGGGAGTCTTTCTTCAGGTCTAGGGTAGGGCCTGAGACTCTGTTTCTAAACCACTCCAAGTGGCACAGATGCCACTCTGCCAGTCATCCTTGAGCAGGGAGGTTTTCTGTGGGATAGTATATGCCATTAAACAATATCTGTATGCTAGTGAAACACACAAATTGAGACTCACAGGTGTGTTAAGTTGCACAGACAAAAATAGCATATAGAAATAATGCTAACTGTAAGGTAACTTGTGAATTAATAGTTTACACTGAgtggagaggggaaaaaaacaaaacctgtgcCTAATGTTGTGGGATCCAGATCACTATTGGGATTATGACTATTGGTAGACACTTCAAG from the Peromyscus eremicus chromosome 8a, PerEre_H2_v1, whole genome shotgun sequence genome contains:
- the Evi2a gene encoding protein EVI2A, which gives rise to MEHTGQYLYLVFLLTTVCSLSPGTKANYTHLWANNSTAWGSVNQNSTSRHQREKSTAPATPAAADHRVSSTDTLVPSPTVSAAPTSTPKPPGPHVFRNSSPTTAIVDSTSKRQGETFQKDVCEENNSNMTMLICLIVIAVLFLICTLLFLSTVVLANKVSSLRRSKQAGKRQPRSNGDFLASSGLWTAESDTWKRAQELTGSKLLMQSTGVLTATRERKHEDGTEKLN